The genomic DNA CGCTGCCGGTCGGTGCTTCTAGGTCCCCGAGACCTCCTCCTCCGCCTCGAGCACGACACCCTTCTTCTCAAGGAAGTCGCCGAGCTTCTGGTCGACGTTCTTGATGTGCTCGACGAACCAGTGGCCGAGCAGACGGTCGATCGAGTCGGCGAGGTCGTTCGTGGCACCCTCCTCCTCGAAGTCGCGGCCGAGGTTCTTCAGCGTCTCCTTGTACTCCTTGTGCTTCTCCAGATGCTCGTCGAGACCGGGATAGTCGAGCGCGCGCATGTGACGCTCCTCGGTCCCGAAGTGGAAGTTCGTGTAGTCCATCAGGAAGTCGAGCGTCTTCGCGATCTCTCCCCCGCCCTGGTAGTTCCTGATCGCCTCCGACAGCTCGTTGATGCGTCCGATGAGCATCTGGTGCTGCTGGTCGATGAGCGGCACGCCCACCGAGAGATCGTCGCTCCACTGCACCTTGTCCACGGGTACTCCTTTCGAAAGCGGCCGTCCGTCTCTCTGTCGCGCCAGCGTACCATAAGGCCGGGCC from Candidatus Effluviviaceae Genus V sp. includes the following:
- a CDS encoding bacteriohemerythrin — its product is ARPYGTLARQRDGRPLSKGVPVDKVQWSDDLSVGVPLIDQQHQMLIGRINELSEAIRNYQGGGEIAKTLDFLMDYTNFHFGTEERHMRALDYPGLDEHLEKHKEYKETLKNLGRDFEEEGATNDLADSIDRLLGHWFVEHIKNVDQKLGDFLEKKGVVLEAEEEVSGT